From Penicillium psychrofluorescens genome assembly, chromosome: 1, one genomic window encodes:
- a CDS encoding uncharacterized protein (ID:PFLUO_001914-T1.cds;~source:funannotate), protein MAFHTERHVKYYLRCLKTFLPSLYTSNDSNRMLLAYLTLSGLDVLGVLHDKTTPTERQGYIEWIYHCQVPSGGFRGFSGTDFGREKLNRENAVWDPANVPATFFALVNLLVLGDDLSRVDRRACLQWLPKTQRADGSFGEVLGVDGRVEGGRDLRYCCCAAGTRYILRGRSGKGLEGVDDINVAQLISFIEACQTYDGGMAESPFREAHGGHTYCAIGSLTLLNRISSDLPPMPLLTPGTRQFEAMLAFLVSRQTAMISDEPEDEVLDEIPGTSLDEKIHTLPDITPEAGDAIPCAGFNGRCNKVADTCYSFWNEASLLMLDRLSLVDETRNRRYLLEKTQHIIGGFGKCAGEPPDLLHAYFGMVSLAFQGEPGLKRVDPSLGASESAARHLESLPWWQP, encoded by the exons ATGGCCTTCCACACCGAGCGCCATGTCAAGTACTACCTGCGCTGTCTCAAGACCTTCCTACCCTCTCTCTACACCTCCAATGACTCCAATCGCATGCTCCTCGCCTACCTAACCCTCTCGGGGCTCGACGTCCTGGGCGTCCTCCACGACAAAACCACCCCAACCGAACGACAAGGGTATATCGAGTGGATCTACCACTGTCAGGTCCCGTCGGGCGGATTCCGCGGCTTCTCCGGCACGGACTTCGGGCGCGAGAAGCTCAATCGTGAGAATGCGGTCTGGGATCCGGCCAATGTGCCCGCCACTTTTTTTGCGCTGGTGAATCTCCTCGTACTGGGCGATGACCTGTCGCGGGTGGACCGGAGGGCGTGTCTGCAGTGGTTGCCGAAGACGCAGCGCGCAGATGGAAGTTTTGGCGAAGTgctcggcgtggatgggAGGGTCGAGGGTGGGCGGGATTTGCGATATTGTTGCTGCGCGGCGGGGACGCGGTATATCCTTCGCGGGAGAAGTGGGAAAGGCCTAGAGGGCGTCGATGATATAAATGTGGCACAGTTGATCTCGTTCATTGAGGCGTGTCAG ACATACGATGGCGGCATGGCCGAATCTCCCTTCCGTGAAGCGCATG GTGGCCACACATACTGCGCCATTGGCTCATTGACTCTGCTAAACCGGATATCCAGTGACTTACCACCGATGCCGCTCCTGACACCAGGCACAAGACAATTTGAAGCCATGCTGGCATTTCTAGTATCAAGACAGACAGCGATGATTAGCGACGAGCCGGAGGATGAGGTACTGGACGAAATCCCCGGCACCTCGCTCGACGAAAAGATCCATACCCTACCCGACATCACACCCGAGGCTGGCGACGCAATACCCTGTGCCGGCTTCAACGGCCGGTGCAACAAGGTCGCAGACACCTGCTATTCCTTCTGGAATGAGGCATCCCTCCTG ATGCTGGATCGACTATCTCTGGTTGACGAGACGCGCAACCGGCGATATCTCCTCGAGAAGACGCAGCATATCATCGGCGGCTTTGGGAAGTGTGCTGGGGAACCACCAG ATCTGCTTCACGCGTACTTCGGGATGGTATCGCTTGCATTCCAGGGTGAGCCGGGATTAAAACGCGTTGATCCCTCGCTGGGAGCCAGTGAGAGCGCTGCTCGACACCTAGAGTCCCTGCCCTGGTGGCAGCCGTGA
- a CDS encoding uncharacterized protein (ID:PFLUO_001915-T1.cds;~source:funannotate), protein MVLISSKTLIQAHAVLLLVIAGYLVKNPEAITDSDLVFMLGESLNINYPSISSAQKSNPFTFCAVLLFVEAVIDLVLLSNIPFHEALDEALPFIRPLRNGNLPAEDLRVLETLPEYITKSLTVYWNVWVAISGCRFLVYGAIAFFVYAGRGEYMLSSYTSAVATSGLNSLKHRVVFSFGFMEMMIWFWIFSTLRDERQERLTKLLEDAREN, encoded by the exons ATGGTTTTGATCTCATCCAAAACCCTCATCCAGGCACATGCCGTGCTCCTGCTGGTCATCGCGGGCTACCTCGTCAAGAACCCGGAGGCGATCACCGACTCCGACCTGGTGTTTATGCTGGGCGAGAGCCTGAATATC AACTATCCGTCCATATCCAGTGCCCAAAAGTCGAACCCCTTCACGTTCTGCGCCGTGctcctcttcgtcgaggccgtcatcgaCCTAGTCCTCCTGTCCAACATCCCCTTCCACGAGgccctcgacgaggccctGCCGTTCATCCGACCCCTGCGAAACGGGAACCTCCCCGCAGAGGATCTCCGCGTTCTGGAAACGCTGCCCGAATACATCACCAAGTCCTTGACGGTCTATTGGAACGTCTGGGTTGCCATTTCCGGCTGTCGGTTCCTGGTGTACGGCGCCATTGCGTTCTTTGTCTACGCTGGCCGTGGCGAGTACATGCTGTCGTCGTATACCTCTGCGGTGGCGACGTCGGGCTTGAACAGTCTGAAGCATCGTGTGGTTTTTTCGTTTGGGTTtatggagatgatgatctggTTTTGG ATCTTCAGCACGCTTCGTGACGAGCGACAGGAGCGGTTGACCAAGCTCCTGGAAGACGCCCGCGAGAATTGA
- a CDS encoding uncharacterized protein (ID:PFLUO_001913-T1.cds;~source:funannotate): MPPRTRAGVQSQQQKEKLASSYNELLKEFSSKDLRSVGNYTLGRLIGKGSFGKVYLASHKLTNGSKVVLKSSSKEDTNLAREIHHHRQFRHPHIARLYEVIVTENLVWLALEYCPGDELYNYLLRHGPLPVEKVKRIFTQLVGAVAYVHSKSCVHRDLKLENILLDKHESVKLCDFGFTREYEGKASYLQTFCGTICYSAPEMLKGEKYAGEKVDVWSLGIILYALLAGELPFDEDDDQVTKTRILSEEPAFKDDKFPDDAKALINLLLSKRPLIRPSLDEILAHPFLAEHAAEQLAILKIPQSSPFTTPLEKTTLQRMKSAGVNIDEVIENVLAQRCDPLAGWWTLLIEKEQRKEVKRERKRREREADAKNLRRLSAASSRFEKRSSALMDVAEEGQEAGAKSNLQERGRRDRRSLPSQLAVPELPALPEPLPEPMELPRPADAQSIKSVNTHGSIRRRPVPPPKDKRRSRGSMLHVSASQPELAQHNGLFRRRTRRHQYPIISQLASLKHWFVESAKRAKSPNAKAVSRKFMSEKNSPAKGQDGGKNPVPSSSAGEATGEEVVTPTQVKRISASSSLAPSSASYRQNRNSYGRQTRALNTGHSSNRNSLSPSPITPRGSYYRHSSVGLRGRKSTSSSVSSIRSIHHTRAHSKASSLSSNSIDTASTPTGRLSKSPHSSVKVLPTTPGPSARFPSSIRLVRGPGGTTRNFDDQAGGQSGSYFNEAAPAPMLFSPSSSLVYARRKRSTFKGPMLHTANLVVSGGMGTASSSLPGQQPNRGLEPATARPGTRKSLIIEEEEDAEDMEEEEYVEEVDEFDPADEVIPGSPDEPINTPEHEHAVETGSPSSTRKPVLAPSPDLESSPLRPLRSSSLRAPRRPGTATTVSEDGAGSNEPAPQDKAKENAGSEKASVTATVDYDVAAAQPAT; encoded by the exons ATGCCGCCCAGGACGAGAGCGGGGGTTCAAAGCCAGCAACAGAAGGAAaag CTTGCCAGCTCCTACAATGAATTGCTCAA GGAATTCTCCTCCAAGGACCTCCGCAGCGTAGGGAATTACACGCTGGGCCGGCTGATCGGAAAGGGCTCCTTCGGCAAAGTCTACCTGGCGTCGCACAAGCTCACCAATGGCTCCAAGGTCGTGCTCAAGTCTTCCAGCAAGGAGGATACCAACCTCGCGCGCGAAatccatcatcaccgccaaTTCCGCCATCCGCACATCGCGCGCCTGTACGAGGTCATTGTGACTGAGAACTTGGTCTGGCTGGCTCTCGAGTATTGTCCTG GCGACGAACTCTACAACTacctcctccgccacggcccGCTCCCAGTCGAGAAAGTGAAACGGATCTTTACGCAGCTGGTTGGAGCGGTGGCTTATGTCCACAGCAAATCTTGTGTGCATCGGGATCTCAAACTGGAAAACATCCTCCTGGACAAGCATGAGAGTGTCAAGTTGTGCGACTTTGGGTTCACGCGCGAGTATGAAGGGAAAGCGAGCTATCTCCAGACGTTCTGCGGCACCATCTGCTACAGCGCGCCGGAGATGCTCAAGGGAGAGAAATATGCAGGCGAGAAGGTGGACGTGTGGAGCTTGGGCATTATCCTCTATGCACTGCTGGCGGGCGAGCTCCCCTttgacgaggacgacgaccaAGTGACCAAAACCCGGATTCTCTCGGAGGAACCGGCGTTCAAGGACGACAAATTCCCGGATGATGCCAAAGCGTTGATCAATCTGCTGCTTTCCAAACGGCCGTTGATCCGGCCCAGTTTGGACGAGATTCTGGCCCACCCTTTTCTCGCTGAGCACGCGGCGGAGCAGTTGGCCATTCTGAAAATCCCACAATCCTCCCCGTTTACCACGCCGTTGGAGAAGACGACATTGCAGCGAATGAAAAGTGCCGGTGTCAACATCGACGAGGTCATTGAGAATGTACTAGCTCAGCGATGCGATCCGCTTGCTGGATGGTGGACACTGCTGATTGAGAAGGAGCAGCGGAAGGAGGTTAAGCGAGAGCGTAAACGCCGGGAGCGGGAAGCCGACGCGAAGAACCTCCGCCGTCTCAGTGCGGCGAGTAGCCGATTCGAGAAACGGTCATCCGCCCTGATGGATGTggccgaagaaggccaagaagcaggcGCAAAAAGCAACCTCCAGGAACGTGGACGCCGGGACAGACGAAGCCTACCCTCTCAGCTGGCCGTTCCGGAACTTCCTGCACTCCCTGAGCCTCTGCCAGAACCGATGGAATTGCCACGGCCTGCGGACGCTCAATCAATCAAGTCTGTCAACACGCACGGATCCATACGACGACGCCCTGTTCCACCACCGAAAGACAAACGACGATCGCGAGGCAGCATGCTTCACGTCAGTGCCTCACAACCGGAGCTGGCGCAACATAATGGTCTCTTTCGGCGTCGCACCAGGCGTCACCAATATCCGATTATCAGCCAGCTGGCCTCACTCAAACATTGGTTTGTTGAGTCGGCCAAGAGGGCCAAGTCTCCGAACGCGAAGGCGGTCTCTCGCAAGTTTATGTCTGAGAAGAACAGCCCTGCGAAGGGCCAGGATGGTGGAAAGAACCCCGTtccgtcgtcttcggctgGCGAAGCTACGGGAGAGGAGGTCGTGACACCAACCCAGGTCAAACGGATCTCTGCGTCCAGCAGCCTTGCTCCCAGCAGCGCGTCGTACCGTCAGAACCGCAACTCTTATGGGCGTCAAACGCGGGCATTGAACACAGGGCATTCCAGCAATCGCAACTCGCTTTCGCCCTCACCGATCACGCCGCGGGGCTCATACTACCGACATTCATCCGTCGGGTTGCGAGGTCGCAAATCGACCTCGTCTTCAGTCTCCTCGATCCGCAGTATTCATCACACTCGTGCTCACTCAAAAGCATCGTCTCTCTCATCCAACAGTATCGATACTGCATCCACCCCAACCGGCAGACTTTCCAAATCTCCCCATTCATCCGTCAAGGTTCTGCCCACCACCCCAGGCCCTTCAGCTCGCTTCCCAAGCAGCATCCGGCTAGTACGAGGGCCTGGCGGGACGACCCGGAATTTTGATGACCAGGCCGGAGGACAGTCGGGGTCATACTTCAACGAGGCGGCACCCGCTCCCATGCTATTTTCACCGTCTTCGAGCCTGGTCTATGCTCGACGCAAACGATCCACTTTCAAAGGTCCCATGCTTCACACGGCGAATCTGGTGGTATCAGGCGGAATGGggacggccagctcgtcTCTCCCAGGCCAACAACCAAACAGGGGTCTGGAACCCGCAACTGCTCGACCTGGTACACGAAAGAGCCTGATTatcgaagaggaagaggacgcggaggacatggaggaagaagaatatgTTGAGGAAGTCGATGAATTCGACCCTGCCGATGAGGTTATTCCTGGTTCGCCGGACGAACCCATCAACACCCCCGAGCATGAGCATGCCGTGGAGACTGGAtctccctcctcaacccGCAAGCCGGTTCTTGCCCCTTCTCCCGACCTCGAATCAAGCCCTCTGCGCCCTCTGCGGTCTTCGTCGCTTCGTGCACCGCGGCGTCCGGGAACCGCGACTACTGTTTCCGAAGATGGCGCTGGGAGTAACGAACCCGCTCCACAGGACAAGGCTAAGGAAAACGCTGGTTCTGAGAAGGCCAGTGTTACCGCTACTGTTGATTATgatgttgctgctgcccaACCAGCCACTTGA
- a CDS encoding uncharacterized protein (ID:PFLUO_001910-T1.cds;~source:funannotate) — MSLPPDYLERVYAGVLGKLIGVYLGRPFELWSHQRILKELGEIHYYVHEKTGEPLVVTDDDVTGTFMFLRALEEHGAGADLTAEQVGKTWLNNIILYRSVFWWGGNGISTEQTTFLNLKKGIPAPTSGSMKTNGKVIAEQIGAQIFIDGWAMVSPGNPDQAVKLAEQAATVSHDGDAVHSAKMIAAMEAEAFLSADVDHLLDTGLKYVPQDSTVRKVVDDIRQWAKIDQDWYKTRERCEKHYGLNKYPGICHVIPNLAICILALVYGGSSFHDAMTIVCTAGEDTDCNGGTVGCLVALMHGLKGFEDGQDWRSPVADRALLSGTDGGYAINNAARLAYDVVNMGRRIQNLEPLPAPKNGDQYYFTLPGSVQGFRASESTLQPGMAKVAQAVDDQGRPGLSVKLDKLSKAESVDVLTDVFTPPEVLNMRTYELMASPLVYSGQTLKAIVRGVTNGRAVLTSIRIRVYNENDGLDTLDSPSTLIQDGEEKTLTWEIPPTDGQPVQKIGIVVHAAGGSVSGTVWLDRMSWSGAPRLTLKPPSKGIFESTPGQGTTALSIPKCDLWRRAWVRGVDKWNIEFPVPFRVSNNHGEGMIIHGTRDWTDYRVACKGLTVHLGTPAGLAARVQGLNRYYAMVFQPDNQVALIKAWDEKRIELAKAEFAWEMETGYDVTMNVCGDKIEGCIAGGPHLTAVDSKWTCGGIGLLLTDGAVSANQFDVDGL, encoded by the coding sequence ATGTCTCTTCCCCCTGACTATCTTGAGCGGGTTTACGCGGGTGTGCTCGGCAAGCTGATCGGGGTGTACCTGGGCCGCCCATTTGAGCTCTGGAGCCATCAACGCATCTTGaaggagctcggcgagatcCACTACTATGTCCACGAAAAGACCGGAGAGCCTCTGGTCGTCACCGACGACGATGTGACGGGGACGTTCATGTTCCTCCGTGCGCTGGAGGAACACGGTGCGGGTGCCGATTTGACCGCGGAGCAGGTCGGCAAGACGTGGctcaacaacatcatcctaTACCGCTCCGTCTTTTGGTGGGGTGGCAATGGAATCTCTACGGAGCAAACGACCTTCCTCAATCTCAAAAAGGGCATTCCGGCACCGACCAGTGGCTCGATGAAGACTAATGGCAAGGTCATCGCCGAGCAAATCGGTGCTCAGATCTTCATCGATGGCTGGGCCATGGTATCCCCCGGCAACCCCGACCAAGCTGTGAAGCTGGCGGAGCAAGCGGCGACGGTCAGTCATGACGGTGACGCCGTACATTCTGCCAAAATGATTGCAGCTATGGAAGCAGAAGCCTTTCTCTCTGCCGATGTGGACCATCTTCTTGACACGGGCCTGAAATATGTGCCCCAAGATTCAACGGTCCGAAAAGTGGTGGACGACATTCGCCAATGGGCCAAAATAGACCAGGACTGGTACAAGACGCGGGAGCGGTGCGAGAAGCACTATGGGTTGAACAAGTACCCTGGCATCTGTCACGTCATTCCGAATCTCGCCATCTGTATTCTGGCATTGGTATATGGAGGTTCCAGTTTCCACGATGCTATGACCATCGTTTGTactgctggagaagacaCCGACTGCAACGGCGGCACAGTGGGCTGCCTCGTGGCCTTGATGCATGGTCTGAAAGGTTTCGAGGATGGCCAGGACTGGAGGTCACCGGTAGCTGACCGGGCCCTATTATCGGGCACGGATGGCGGCTACGCGATTAACAACGCAGCAAGACTTGCATATGATGTGGTGAACATGGGTCGCCGCATCCAAAATCTTGAGCCATTGCCTGCCCCGAAAAATGGAGACCAGTACTACTTTACCCTCCCCGGCAGTGTTCAAGGCTTCCGTGCCTCTGAAAGCACGCTCCAGCCGGGCATGGCAAAGGTGGCTCAGGCAGTCGATGATCAGGGACGCCCAGGGCTTTCTGTCAAACTTGACAAGTTGTCCAAAGCCGAGTCCGTGGATGTTCTCACAGATGTCTTCACTCCACCTGAGGTGCTCAACATGCGCACCTACGAGCTCATGGCGTCTCCCTTGGTCTACTCGGGGCAAACATTAAAGGCTATCGTGCGTGGAGTGACGAATGGTCGGGCTGTGCTCACATCCATCCGAATCAGGGTCTACAACGAGAACGATGGCCTTGATACCTTGGATAGTCCTTCGACTCTCATCCAAGACGGCGAGGAAAAGACACTAACGTGGGAGATCCCCCCAACGGACGGACAACCGGTCCAGAAAATTGGAATTGTCGTGCACGccgctggtggatctgtGAGCGGCACGGTCTGGTTGGATCGTATGAGCTGGAGCGGCGCCCCTCGATTGACGCTGAAGCCTCCGAGCAAGGGCATCTTCGAATCCACCCCGGGACAAGGGACCACGGCTCTTAGCATTCCCAAGTGCGATCTGTGGCGGCGGGCTTGGGTCCGTGGCGTGGACAAGTGGAACATCGAGTTCCCCGTTCCCTTCCGCGTCTCTAACAACCACGGCGAGGGCATGATTATCCACGGCACTCGGGATTGGACCGACTACCGCGTTGCGTGCAAGGGCTTGACGGTTCATTTAGGAACCCCGGCAGGTCTTGCTGCCAGAGTGCAGGGACTGAATCGGTATTATGCAATGGTATTCCAGCCTGACAACCAAGTGGCGCTCATCAAGGCGTGGGATGAGAAACGTATTGAGCTTGCCAAGGCAGAATTCGCttgggagatggagacggGCTACGATGTGACCATGAATGTTTGCGGAGACAAGATCGAGGGATGCATTGCTGGAGGACCCCATCTAACTGCCGTCGACTCAAAATGGACTTGTGGAGGTATTGGGCTGTTGTTGACCGACGGCGCTGTGTCGGCCAACCAATTCGACGTGGATGGCTTGTAG
- a CDS encoding uncharacterized protein (ID:PFLUO_001911-T1.cds;~source:funannotate) translates to MSTILEDKTADAVAEIAHDSVLAAELVNELAAAEGNLPVMESMKIYAKAVFWSLFVSMGVIMVGYNSQIILSLFALPAFVNKYGTTTVDGTKTLTAGWQIALSMCYIGEVIGALGIGWFYDRYGRKNTMIACNIACIAAIFIIFFAPNATVLTVGEVIAGIPWGGFTTIAPLYAAEVSPVALRGMLTAFINMAWIIGQLVGQGVTKATSNRMDEWGYRIPFAIQWAWCAVLAIGIPFAPESPWYLVHKGRKAEAKKSLLRLVSANSPVNIDQQVEVIEKTDQLERSLQESSTYMDLFRGVNLRRTEIANIAYCSQVLSGIPLSWYCNYFFTLAGLSTVQSFNLGVGNTAVGFVGTACTFFYLSYVGRRKAYVSGLTIMTTIMFVIAILDVLPHYGSHPSYSWAQSILLIVWSFFYQLTVGPLSYVYISEVPSTKLKGRSIALSTAAFFFAMIVVSVALPYLFNPGAANLRGKVGFVFGGTSLATLIWAYFRLPETAGRKYAEIDYMFENKVPARHFAKYQVAGISNAEEK, encoded by the coding sequence ATGTCCACGATTCTTGAAGACAAGACGGCAGATGCCGTCGCGGAGATCGCTCATGACTCCGTCCTCGCAGCGGAGCTTGTCAATGAGCTCGCAGCGGCGGAGGGTAACCTCCCGGTCATGGAGTCCATGAAGATATACGCCAAGGCCGTCTTCTGGTCGCTCTTCGTCTCGATGGGAGTGATCATGGTCGGCTACAACTCTCAAATCATTCTTTCCCTCTTCGCTCTCCCAGCATTCGTCAATAAGTACGGCACCACGACTGTGGACGGCACCAAAACCCTAACGGCGGGGTGGCAGATCGCCCTCAGCATGTGCTACATTGGAGAGGTGATCGGAGCCCTCGGCATCGGGTGGTTTTATGACCGATATGGCCGCAAAAACACCATGATCGCTTGCAATATTGCGTGCATtgccgccatcttcatcataTTTTTTGCTCCCAACGCTACCGTCTTGACCGTCGGCGAGGTTATTGCAGGCATTCCATGGGGTGGCTTCACGACGATAGCCCCATTATATGCTGCTGAAGTGAGCCCGGTTGCCCTCCGAGGCATGCTGACTGCGTTCATCAATATGGCCTGGATTATCGGTCAATTGGTTGGCCAAGGGGTCACAAAGGCTACATCGAATCGGATGGACGAATGGGGATATCGCATTCCTTTTGCAATCCAGTGGGCATGGTGTGCGGTGCTTGCTATTGGCATCCCATTTGCTCCAGAGTCACCCTGGTACCTGGTTCACAAAGGGCGAAAGGCCGAAGCAAAGAAGTCTCTGCTGCGCCTGGTTTCGGCAAACAGCCCCGTCAACATCGACCAGCAGGTCGAGGTCATCGAAAAGACAGACCAGCTGGAGCGTTCCCTGCAGGAGTCGTCGACCTACATGGATCTATTCCGAGGAGTCAACCTCCGCAGGACCGAAATCGCCAACATTGCCTATTGCTCACAGGTGCTGAGCGGTATCCCTCTCTCCTGGTACTGCAACTACTTCTTTACCCTGGCCGGCTTGTCTACCGTGCAATCGTTCAACTTGGGCGTTGGTAACACTGCCGTAGGGTTCGTGGGTACGGCGTGCACGTTCTTCTATCTTAGCTATGTAGGACGGCGAAAGGCATACGTCAGTGGTCTgaccatcatgaccaccaTCATGTTTGTAATTGCCATCCTCGACGTACTGCCGCATTATGGATCGCACCCAAGTTACAGCTGGGCACAGTCCATCCTGCTTATCGTCTGGAGCTTCTTCTACCAACTTACGGTTGGGCCTCTGTCTTACGTCTACATCAGTGAAGTGCCATCCACCAAGCTGAAAGGCCGCTCCATTGCGCTTAGTACAGCTGCATTCTTCTTTGCCATGATTGTCGTGAGTGTGGCTTTGCCATATCTGTTTAATCCAGGTGCTGCGAACTTGCGAGGCAAAGTCGGTTTCGTATTCGGAGGAACGTCTTTGGCCACACTCATCTGGGCCTACTTTCGCCTACCGGAAACTGCAGGCCGCAAATACGCAGAGATTGACTATATGTTCGAGAACAAGGTGCCCGCCAGACACTTTGCTAAATACCAGGTTGCGGGGATTTCAAACGCAGAGGAAAAGTGA
- a CDS encoding uncharacterized protein (ID:PFLUO_001912-T1.cds;~source:funannotate), with translation MPLEDGEHRESTIWLAFENSENFLWNDQVISNTSDNSSNELCRKRQQLLMSPSISYAFHDTWWEIPPEVPCDGDDEISTLTVSMKEEDEQYRRSISLPSSLLDPRSELIQRYFSHVSPTVSTFDSPSNPFRSVVAQGWQSSLSMLLTMKSMTGATLARFSDEMRIIGLQSQRLAYGQISREISHSPGAITDVLLFCILLLGISSVWHDPKDYGTVHLKAVRDIIRTRSFTCTSPYLTETFFKKALVYWEMVSCVVDNDFSTDEPSAMLSCLIPGFLSSCSRVVPHPWTGIGAESQLHFTCTAKLIRQLRAMQNGGLNVPAADINRLLAAAQKIEAYAWTTTLPNLCEIDAVGDPDTPSSHHLYIAEGYLLATLYQLYLVFPDLAQARQLLLNDPIFLNDYRHRVIYSTGVWSLFKNCSGDPIELVRCLGHSIVVRLEQIPVSSKTTCLQLLLMLVAAGSLDIRDEEPKPDNQQWILQARQFILDRIDYFRHIFPIKQVDAISLVIEDIIDEVRTGRTVFWMDTMTRLNAETVLG, from the coding sequence ATGCCTCTCGAAGATGGCGAGCATCGGGAGTCGACTATCTGGTTAGCCTTCGAAAACAGCGAGAACTTCCTCTGGAATGACCAGGTTATATCAAATACAAGTGACAATTCGTCGAATGAGCTATGTCGAAAGCGTCAACAGCTTCTCATGAGCCCATCAATATCCTACGCCTTCCACGATACATGGTGGGAGATTCCCCCAGAAGTCCCTtgtgatggcgatgacgagaTTTCAACCTTGACAGTGTcgatgaaagaagaagacgaacaATATCGCAGATCTATCAGTCTACCATCATCTCTGCTAGACCCTCGCAGTGAACTGATCCAACGTTATTTCAGCCACGTATCTCCAACCGTGTCAACATTCGATTCCCCAAGCAACCCATTCCGATCCGTGGTGGCGCAAGGCTGGCAAAGCTCTCTATCTATGCTTCTAACCATGAAAAGCATGACTGGTGCGACATTGGCCCGCTTTTCCGACGAGATGAGGATAATCGGCTTGCAGAGCCAGCGGCTTGCCTACGGCCAAATCTCAAGGGAGATTTCTCACTCACCAGGAGCAATCACAGACGTCTTGCTCTTTTGCATCCTGCTGCTTGGTATCAGTTCCGTTTGGCATGATCCGAAGGATTACGGTACGGTGCACCTTAAGGCTGTTCGAGATATTATCAGGACCCGAAGCTTTACATGCACATCACCGTATCTCACCGAGACCTTTTTCAAGAAGGCGTTGGTATACTGGGAGATGGTATCGTGCGTTGTTGATAATGACTTCAGTACAGATGAACCCAGTGCTATGCTCTCATGTCTAATCCCCGGCTTCCTCTCAAGCTGCTCTCGAGTCGTTCCGCATCCGTGGACGGGGATTGGCGCCGAGTCACAGCTTCATTTTACCTGTACGGCGAAGCTGATTCGGCAGCTACGTGCTATGCAGAATGGCGGACTGAATGTGCCTGCGGCTGACATCAACCGACTCCTGGCAGCAGCACAGAAGATAGAGGCATATGCCTGGACGACAACCCTTCCAAATCTTTGTGAAATTGACGCTGTCGGGGACCCTGACACACCATCATCACACCATCTCTATATCGCCGAAGGGTACTTGCTCGCTACTTTGTACCAGCTATACTTGGTATTTCCCGACTTGGCCCAAGCGCGCCAGTTGTTGTTGAATGACCCAATCTTCCTCAATGACTACAGACATAGAGTGATATATTCTACTGGCGTATGGTCACTTTTCAAAAATTGCAGCGGCGACCCGATAGAGCTCGTTCGGTGCCTGGGCCATAGCATCGTGGTTCGGTTGGAGCAGATCCCTGTCAGCTCAAAGACTACGTGTTTGCAACTGCTTCTTATGCTCGTTGCTGCTGGGTCCTTGGACATACGGGACGAGGAGCCTAAACCAGATAACCAACAATGGATTCTTCAAGCGCGGCAGTTCATCCTGGACCGAATCGACTATTTTCGTCACATCTTTCCTATCAAACAGGTTGATGCCATCAGCCTTGTCATTGAGGATATCATAGACGAGGTCAGGACCGGAAGAACAGTCTTTTGGATGGATACTATGACGAGATTGAACGCAGAGACAGTCTTGGGGTGA
- a CDS encoding uncharacterized protein (ID:PFLUO_001916-T1.cds;~source:funannotate), producing MKFFHITAVAALVASAAAQVLGDLPNCAKSCALDALPQACGLEISCICNAKSFINKMACCIQPACSKADQQKTIEAAKKICAIGGVTDIPNSVVCDNSTMTQTTGSSGSGSSTASSTTSPTSTNVAVLGQNKDSSLMAAAGAAAAFAILV from the exons ATGAAGTTCTTCCACATCACCGCTGTCGCTGCCCTCGTCGCCTCGGCTGCTGCTCAGGTCCTGGGCGATCTCCCAAATTGCGCC AAATCATGCGCCCTGGATGCCCTTCCCCAGGCCTGTGGCCTTGAGATTAGCTGCATCTGCAATGCCAAGTCGTTCATCAACAAAATGGCCTGCTGCATTCAACCTGCGTGCTCCAAGGCGGACCAACAGA AAACCATCGAGGCTGCCAAGAAGATCTGTGCGATTGGCGGCGTGACCGACATCCCCAATTCAGTCGTTTGCGACAACTCAACCATGACGCAGACCACTGGCTCGTCGGGCTCAGGATCCAGCACGGCGTCTAGCACTACCTCACCCACGTCCACCAACGTCGCTGTGCTCGGCCAGAACAAGGATagctccttgatggccgCGGCGGGTGCTGCGGCCGCGTTCGCCATCCTGGTTTAG